A genomic segment from Dethiosulfovibrio russensis encodes:
- a CDS encoding (2Fe-2S)-binding protein: protein MEGRFVINGVEKVLSFEADATLLQALRDGGFSEVKRGCDTGECGACAVVLNGDLVTSCKVYAASVVGSEILTAKGLGTVQKPHPIQQAFVDAGAIQCGFCTPGMVMATYALLSKKPDPTDEEIRRALDGNKCRCTGYVKIFDAVRLAAERMRDHG from the coding sequence TTGGAAGGACGTTTCGTGATAAACGGGGTTGAGAAGGTCCTGTCGTTCGAGGCCGACGCTACTTTGCTCCAGGCTCTTAGAGATGGCGGGTTCTCCGAGGTTAAGAGAGGTTGCGATACCGGTGAGTGCGGCGCTTGCGCTGTCGTCCTTAACGGAGACCTCGTGACATCCTGCAAGGTTTACGCCGCCTCTGTGGTCGGTTCTGAAATACTTACGGCAAAGGGGTTGGGTACGGTACAGAAGCCCCATCCTATACAACAGGCTTTCGTCGACGCCGGGGCGATTCAGTGTGGCTTCTGTACTCCCGGCATGGTCATGGCCACCTACGCGCTGCTGTCGAAGAAACCCGATCCCACCGACGAGGAGATCAGAAGGGCCTTGGACGGCAACAAGTGCCGTTGCACCGGCTACGTGAAGATATTCGACGCGGTCCGATTGGCGGCTGAAAGGATGAGAGATCATGGATAG
- a CDS encoding xanthine dehydrogenase family protein molybdopterin-binding subunit: MDRDFSSVGHDVEKIDGLSLATGTGRYTDDFDAPGTLHVAVLYSPHAHGIIKDIDDSEAWKVPGVVDVMSYKNAYDDMPKVVHTTAGQGFPEPSPYDSWLFDDKVRFAGDRVAAVAAETLDIAREAVSKIKVEYELQEPLFDPERAMEPGVPVVHDRDEYMPIPVPYDPSKNLMAEKIFSIGDVEKGLAEADFVLDQVYRTHYAHHCMMEPHSAFALFDETGRMIVYSSTSVPFHVRRIVAQVLDYPLRKVHVIKPRVGGAYGGKQEAFIEPLAAKFALRTGRPVKAILSREEAFTSSRTRHPMRVHVTAGVMKDGTITALRMDDLMTAGAYGPHGLTVLCNAASKVLPLFNKVENVEFIGRTVYTNQPVGGAYRGYGVTQATFGFMQFIDDLTRKLDVDILEYVKKWHIKEGEGSPVFEAIGEGKAGVPQVITCCKLSECIDRGAEAIGWYEKRDRRISDSPGKVRGVGMAVSMQGSGIPLIDMGSAYMKLNEDGSCNLLMGASDTGTGSDTVMCQIAAEVLDIPTDMVVPLSSDTDVTPFDVGAYASSGTYVSGGAVRACAEDFLKNIMKVASVMLEVPVERLETSGGRIWDRDNSDVSTDFGSLCCFSLYGAGENMQQIQGYGSYTSPVSPPPFIAQFAEVEVDTFTGRVEVLRFVSAVDCGKALNPKMAEGQVEGGVLNGIGYALTEQYLFDDKGRMTNPDFGNYKVFGSLDVPKIETILVDSYEETGPFGAKSVSEVCINGPAPAIANAIYDAVGVRIFDLPLTPEKILAALKDVDR, from the coding sequence ATGGATAGGGATTTTTCCTCCGTAGGTCACGACGTTGAGAAGATCGATGGTCTGTCCCTGGCGACGGGGACGGGACGCTACACCGACGATTTTGACGCTCCCGGAACCCTTCACGTGGCGGTGCTATACTCTCCCCATGCTCACGGGATCATAAAGGATATAGACGACTCGGAGGCTTGGAAGGTTCCGGGAGTGGTGGACGTCATGTCCTATAAAAACGCCTACGACGACATGCCTAAGGTAGTTCATACCACCGCCGGTCAGGGATTTCCCGAGCCCTCTCCCTACGATTCGTGGCTTTTCGACGACAAGGTCAGATTTGCCGGCGACAGGGTAGCCGCGGTTGCGGCGGAGACTCTGGACATAGCCCGGGAGGCGGTATCGAAAATAAAGGTGGAATACGAGCTGCAGGAGCCCCTCTTCGACCCTGAGAGAGCCATGGAGCCAGGTGTCCCGGTGGTTCACGACAGGGACGAATATATGCCGATCCCCGTCCCATACGATCCCTCCAAGAACCTGATGGCGGAGAAGATCTTCTCCATAGGGGACGTGGAAAAAGGTCTGGCAGAGGCCGACTTCGTCCTGGACCAGGTCTATCGCACCCATTACGCCCATCACTGCATGATGGAGCCTCATTCGGCCTTTGCCCTTTTCGACGAGACCGGAAGGATGATCGTCTACTCGTCTACCAGCGTGCCGTTTCACGTTCGTCGAATAGTAGCCCAGGTGCTGGATTACCCCCTTAGAAAGGTTCACGTCATAAAACCCCGGGTGGGAGGAGCTTACGGCGGCAAACAGGAGGCCTTCATAGAGCCCCTAGCGGCCAAGTTCGCCCTTCGTACCGGGCGTCCGGTGAAGGCGATACTGTCGAGGGAAGAGGCCTTTACCTCGTCCAGGACGAGACACCCCATGAGGGTCCACGTCACGGCAGGGGTGATGAAGGACGGGACCATTACCGCTCTCAGGATGGATGATCTGATGACGGCTGGAGCATACGGCCCCCACGGCCTTACAGTGCTTTGTAATGCAGCTTCCAAGGTCCTTCCCCTCTTCAACAAGGTGGAGAACGTCGAGTTCATCGGTCGCACCGTCTACACCAACCAGCCGGTAGGAGGAGCCTACAGAGGCTACGGTGTTACCCAGGCGACATTCGGTTTTATGCAGTTCATCGACGATCTGACGAGAAAACTCGACGTGGATATCTTGGAGTACGTCAAAAAGTGGCATATCAAAGAGGGGGAGGGCTCTCCCGTGTTCGAGGCCATCGGAGAGGGCAAGGCAGGAGTTCCTCAGGTCATAACGTGCTGTAAACTCAGCGAGTGTATCGATCGAGGTGCCGAGGCCATAGGGTGGTACGAGAAAAGGGACAGACGTATATCCGATAGCCCCGGAAAGGTCCGTGGGGTAGGCATGGCGGTCTCTATGCAGGGATCGGGAATTCCGCTCATAGACATGGGAAGCGCCTACATGAAGTTGAACGAGGACGGCTCCTGTAACCTCCTCATGGGGGCGTCCGATACCGGAACCGGATCCGACACCGTGATGTGTCAGATTGCCGCGGAGGTGCTGGATATACCCACAGATATGGTGGTCCCGCTTTCCTCCGATACGGACGTCACTCCTTTCGACGTAGGAGCCTATGCGTCCTCCGGTACCTACGTATCAGGAGGAGCAGTAAGGGCTTGCGCAGAGGATTTTCTTAAGAACATAATGAAGGTAGCTTCCGTCATGTTGGAGGTTCCGGTCGAAAGACTGGAGACCTCCGGGGGTAGGATATGGGATCGCGATAATTCCGATGTCTCCACCGACTTCGGATCGCTGTGCTGTTTCTCCCTCTACGGTGCCGGTGAAAACATGCAACAGATTCAGGGGTACGGATCCTACACGTCTCCGGTGTCACCGCCTCCCTTCATCGCCCAGTTCGCCGAGGTGGAGGTGGATACCTTCACCGGCAGGGTGGAGGTGCTTCGTTTCGTCAGCGCCGTGGACTGCGGTAAAGCTCTCAATCCTAAAATGGCCGAGGGGCAGGTCGAGGGAGGAGTCCTCAACGGTATAGGTTACGCCTTGACCGAACAGTATCTCTTCGACGACAAGGGAAGAATGACCAACCCGGATTTCGGAAATTACAAGGTCTTCGGATCCCTGGATGTCCCGAAAATCGAGACCATTCTGGTGGATTCCTACGAGGAAACCGGTCCTTTCGGAGCTAAATCCGTCTCGGAGGTATGTATAAACGGACCGGCTCCGGCCATCGCTAACGCGATATACGACGCCGTAGGCGTGAGGATATTCGACCTTCCTCTTACTCCCGAGAAGATCCTGGCCGCCTTGAAAGACGTGGATCGCTGA
- a CDS encoding FAD binding domain-containing protein, with protein MSSKWLFPSDIDELVGLLERDNPLVHGGGTGIPRGRVRSSKVVVDLGRMGWDRCYEDGKDILLGATCSFSRTVEELSRIRPGHVLVSALSQAASTPLRNRITLGGSVAFFPLWSDLMGPLLALGASVDLVGTVSGRYPIEHFVSNRGLFRGSVIRAIVVPDLPMDGWYYREVRVGFDYPGFTMTLLAQRDGDVLADFRGVCVGTKERFKIFNDISESLKGIRYGDVDVNAVAEKLKLDFPDKKSGSGEYFGQVAKVWFERGLAGLLER; from the coding sequence TTGAGTTCAAAATGGCTTTTTCCTTCCGATATCGATGAGCTCGTCGGTTTATTGGAGAGAGATAATCCCCTGGTTCACGGAGGGGGAACTGGAATTCCTCGAGGTCGTGTCAGGTCCTCTAAGGTCGTGGTCGATCTGGGTCGGATGGGATGGGACCGTTGCTACGAGGATGGAAAAGATATCCTTTTGGGGGCGACCTGTTCGTTTTCTAGGACGGTGGAGGAGCTGTCGAGAATTCGTCCCGGACATGTCCTGGTGTCCGCCCTTAGTCAGGCGGCCTCTACGCCTTTGAGAAACAGGATTACCCTCGGTGGTAGCGTAGCGTTTTTCCCCCTTTGGTCCGATCTCATGGGGCCTCTCTTGGCTCTGGGGGCATCGGTGGATCTGGTCGGAACGGTATCGGGACGTTATCCGATAGAGCATTTCGTGTCTAACAGGGGGCTTTTCAGGGGGTCGGTAATTAGAGCCATCGTTGTTCCCGACCTTCCTATGGACGGTTGGTATTACCGAGAGGTCCGCGTCGGTTTCGATTACCCCGGTTTCACGATGACCCTGTTGGCCCAAAGGGACGGAGACGTCCTGGCAGATTTTAGAGGTGTTTGCGTGGGGACCAAGGAGCGTTTCAAGATTTTTAACGATATCTCCGAGAGTCTCAAAGGGATCCGTTACGGCGATGTGGACGTCAACGCTGTGGCCGAAAAGCTTAAGCTGGATTTTCCGGATAAAAAATCCGGAAGCGGTGAGTATTTCGGTCAGGTCGCCAAGGTCTGGTTTGAAAGAGGCCTGGCTGGGCTCTTGGAAAGGTAG
- the moaCB gene encoding bifunctional molybdenum cofactor biosynthesis protein MoaC/MoaB has translation MSKFTHIDDEGHPRMVDVGGKPRTDRAAEAEGWVLMSDKVRDAVAEGGNRKGDVLRIAELAGISAIKKTSDLIPLCHPLRLDHGAVICRLDPDKGVHITCKVKAGDVTGVEMEALTGVSVAALTVYDMCKAVDKGMEIQGVRLLKKSGGKSGKWTRDGFERGSDLPEITVAVLTVSDKGSQGEREDRSGPALCRTVEELGYRLQDRAIVPDEKDVIADRIVKWVDEEDVHIVLITGGTGLSSRDVTPEAVMSIADREVPGLGERMRSYSLNFTDRAVLSRGLAVTRGRSLILAMPGSVRGAIQCFQAVESVIGHGLETLRGWSGDCGN, from the coding sequence ATGTCGAAGTTCACCCATATCGACGACGAGGGGCATCCCAGGATGGTGGATGTAGGAGGAAAGCCAAGGACAGACAGAGCCGCCGAGGCGGAGGGATGGGTTCTGATGTCCGATAAGGTCCGTGATGCCGTGGCGGAGGGAGGAAACAGGAAGGGTGATGTATTACGCATTGCCGAGCTTGCGGGGATCTCTGCGATAAAAAAGACCTCTGACCTGATCCCGCTTTGTCATCCTCTCAGACTGGACCACGGTGCCGTTATCTGTCGCTTGGATCCGGACAAAGGGGTTCATATAACCTGCAAGGTCAAGGCCGGAGACGTGACTGGAGTGGAGATGGAGGCTTTAACCGGTGTCTCAGTAGCCGCACTTACGGTCTACGATATGTGTAAAGCGGTCGATAAGGGTATGGAGATACAGGGGGTCAGGCTCCTGAAAAAATCAGGCGGTAAAAGCGGTAAATGGACCAGGGACGGCTTCGAAAGGGGTAGCGATCTACCGGAGATAACCGTGGCCGTCCTGACCGTGAGCGACAAGGGCAGCCAAGGGGAGAGAGAGGACCGATCCGGTCCGGCTCTGTGCAGGACTGTAGAGGAACTCGGATACCGCTTACAAGATAGGGCTATAGTGCCGGACGAGAAGGATGTTATAGCGGACAGAATCGTGAAATGGGTGGACGAGGAAGACGTCCATATTGTCTTGATAACAGGCGGAACCGGTCTCTCCTCCAGGGACGTGACGCCGGAAGCGGTTATGTCGATAGCGGACAGGGAGGTGCCCGGGCTGGGAGAGAGGATGAGATCCTATTCTCTCAACTTCACCGATAGAGCGGTTTTGTCCCGAGGATTGGCCGTCACTAGAGGTAGGTCTTTGATATTGGCCATGCCCGGAAGCGTAAGAGGAGCGATCCAGTGTTTTCAGGCGGTGGAGTCTGTGATCGGTCATGGATTGGAGACTTTAAGAGGATGGAGTGGCGATTGCGGTAATTGA
- a CDS encoding xanthine dehydrogenase family protein molybdopterin-binding subunit, whose protein sequence is MDGRRVVGKPEPRKDGWDKVTGRALFVDDIPLDGCWYGGVLRSTVARGILKGIDRDPSFDWSKVTVVTAADLPGANMVASVRDDCPILAENRVSYVTEPIALVAAPDRQLLERALSCLRPIIEPDGDPVIDVMEALKAERIVWGEDNVIQQFDIRRGDLAAGFDEADFIFEETYSTQHQEQAYLEPQGAFAVPTSDGRGVEVTISCQCPFYVHNSLSKGLPLDPESIVVKQSTTGGAFGGKEFYPSLVALHVAVLALASGKTVKMIFDREEDLASTSKRHPSVTGIRSGHKKDGTLTAMDVDFILNGGATTTLSVVVLQRGVLHATGCYRVPNVRVLGRAVATNLPPSGAYRGFGVPQSVFAVERHMDLVASRLGISPVDIRRANMLEVGDILPCGQVLDQVAAREVMDKALKSSDYFEKAKRYSEENRSGSKVLKGIGTAVFLHGGAFTGSGEDHIDGVTKVVFVPGEVPEDGRVEIRIGSTEMGQGAATVLPQIVAEGLMLDLEKVDYMDPDTSAVSNSGPTVASRTTVVVGAILTRSAQDMIDKLRDFIGERKNSIVSYEDGLFRFDGGTISFMEAAHSYSEVKGELVGWGRYRSTGSRWDDDTNSGDAYPSYSWACDVVEVEVDRDTLEVVPTRLYAAVEIGTVINPVLAEGQYEGGTLQALGYGWLEDMKVKRDRIDAGSLSKYLIPTTMDTPSFQVEFLEVPYEYGPYGAKGLGELPHDGAAPALAQAIGHALGIFPKDIPVTPERITAMLTSKEERR, encoded by the coding sequence ATGGATGGACGCAGGGTGGTGGGGAAGCCGGAGCCGAGGAAGGACGGTTGGGATAAGGTAACGGGCAGGGCTCTTTTCGTGGACGATATACCTTTGGATGGATGTTGGTACGGCGGAGTTCTTAGGTCGACCGTTGCCAGAGGAATTCTCAAGGGGATCGATAGAGATCCCTCCTTCGACTGGTCCAAGGTTACGGTCGTGACCGCTGCGGACCTGCCAGGGGCTAATATGGTGGCCTCGGTGCGAGACGACTGTCCCATATTGGCGGAGAACCGAGTTTCCTACGTTACGGAGCCTATCGCCTTGGTTGCCGCCCCGGATAGACAATTGCTCGAAAGGGCCTTATCCTGCCTGAGACCGATCATAGAGCCGGACGGGGATCCTGTGATCGACGTGATGGAGGCATTGAAGGCCGAACGGATCGTATGGGGAGAGGACAACGTTATACAGCAGTTCGATATCCGTCGAGGAGATCTGGCCGCCGGTTTCGACGAAGCTGACTTTATCTTCGAGGAAACCTACAGCACCCAGCATCAGGAACAGGCCTATCTGGAGCCACAGGGTGCCTTTGCCGTGCCCACTTCCGACGGAAGGGGAGTCGAGGTCACCATATCCTGTCAGTGCCCTTTTTACGTGCATAACTCGTTGTCCAAGGGGTTGCCTCTTGATCCGGAGAGCATAGTGGTGAAGCAGTCCACCACGGGAGGAGCCTTCGGAGGAAAGGAGTTTTATCCGTCTCTGGTTGCCCTCCATGTGGCGGTTTTGGCATTGGCCTCGGGTAAAACTGTCAAGATGATATTCGATAGGGAGGAAGATCTGGCATCTACCTCCAAAAGGCACCCGTCGGTCACCGGAATTCGCTCCGGTCATAAAAAAGACGGTACCTTAACCGCCATGGACGTGGACTTTATCCTGAACGGAGGGGCCACCACCACCTTGAGCGTGGTAGTGCTCCAGAGGGGGGTCCTCCACGCGACGGGGTGTTATCGGGTCCCGAACGTCAGGGTACTGGGAAGGGCGGTAGCCACCAATCTACCCCCCAGCGGAGCCTACAGGGGGTTCGGTGTTCCCCAGTCGGTTTTCGCCGTGGAGCGTCACATGGATCTTGTAGCCTCCAGACTGGGAATCTCTCCCGTCGACATCCGTAGAGCGAACATGCTCGAAGTGGGGGACATCCTGCCCTGCGGACAGGTTCTGGATCAGGTCGCAGCCAGAGAGGTCATGGATAAAGCCCTGAAGAGCTCGGACTACTTCGAAAAGGCGAAGAGATATTCGGAGGAAAATCGCTCTGGATCTAAGGTGCTTAAAGGCATAGGGACGGCGGTATTCCTTCACGGAGGGGCCTTCACCGGTTCAGGAGAGGACCATATAGACGGCGTCACAAAGGTCGTTTTTGTTCCCGGAGAGGTTCCGGAAGACGGGCGGGTCGAGATAAGAATAGGCAGCACAGAGATGGGCCAAGGAGCTGCCACTGTGTTGCCCCAGATAGTCGCTGAAGGCCTTATGCTGGATCTCGAGAAGGTGGATTACATGGACCCCGATACCTCCGCCGTTTCGAACAGCGGGCCGACAGTAGCCTCTCGTACCACCGTCGTCGTAGGGGCCATATTGACCAGATCGGCCCAGGATATGATAGATAAGCTGAGGGATTTTATAGGGGAGAGAAAAAACTCGATTGTCTCCTACGAGGACGGTTTATTCCGTTTCGATGGAGGAACGATATCCTTTATGGAGGCGGCCCATAGCTATTCCGAGGTCAAGGGCGAGCTCGTAGGGTGGGGTAGATATCGTTCCACCGGAAGCCGCTGGGACGACGATACGAACAGCGGAGACGCCTATCCCTCCTATTCCTGGGCTTGCGACGTGGTAGAGGTGGAGGTGGACAGAGATACCCTGGAGGTCGTCCCCACCAGGCTTTACGCCGCCGTTGAGATAGGGACGGTTATCAACCCGGTCCTGGCTGAGGGACAGTACGAAGGGGGGACCCTGCAGGCTCTCGGTTACGGTTGGCTGGAGGATATGAAGGTCAAAAGAGATCGCATAGATGCGGGGTCTCTGAGTAAATATCTTATACCGACCACGATGGATACGCCGTCCTTCCAAGTCGAGTTCTTAGAGGTACCATACGAATACGGGCCCTATGGAGCTAAAGGGTTGGGCGAGCTCCCCCACGACGGAGCCGCTCCTGCTTTGGCCCAGGCGATAGGGCATGCGTTAGGGATATTCCCCAAGGACATCCCGGTGACCCCGGAGAGGATCACCGCCATGTTGACCTCAAAGGAGGAACGGCGATGA
- a CDS encoding amidohydrolase family protein: protein MDQNRYIISNGVVADGRGVFFYNGSVLVDSGRIASVGPLDDMEVEGLPVLDVGGRLILPGLVNMHHHLYSHFAPGLAPHGPSEGFVEVLEDLWWPLDASMDESSVYWSSLCGAMDSVRHGVTTFFDHHASMNLSEGALDVIDRAVEKVGSRAVLCLEMSDRLGRERVKEQFEENVRFWSAHRNDTARKGMLGIHANMTLSDESMAFLGRQKPEEMSIHVHCGEGRPDYDFCVEKGYHGPVHRLDSFGLISPGSLLVHCIHLSERDYRILEDISPAVVTNPESNANNRVGRMDRGRIGRFLLGTDGMSGDMVASLRSAFLLDRQAPRLWEGLKDAFFDGRYDYVRRFFPDLRGFEVGAAADIAVLDYVPLTPVSEDNLLGHLIFGAKGGNSFMTVVDGKILWHDGNFTDSDLNDVSLISEARKAAFSLHGRFEALDWNGHLR from the coding sequence GTGGATCAAAATCGCTATATCATCTCTAACGGCGTCGTGGCCGACGGCAGAGGCGTCTTCTTTTACAACGGATCCGTTTTGGTCGATAGCGGTAGGATCGCCTCCGTAGGTCCTCTCGACGACATGGAGGTAGAGGGCCTTCCGGTTTTGGACGTGGGTGGTAGGTTGATACTGCCAGGTTTGGTGAATATGCACCATCATCTCTACTCCCATTTTGCCCCCGGTCTGGCTCCTCACGGTCCTTCGGAGGGTTTCGTCGAGGTTTTGGAGGACCTATGGTGGCCTCTTGACGCCTCCATGGACGAGAGCTCGGTCTATTGGTCCTCCCTATGTGGCGCCATGGACTCGGTTCGCCATGGGGTTACCACCTTTTTCGATCATCACGCTTCGATGAACCTGTCGGAGGGAGCGCTTGACGTGATAGACCGTGCCGTCGAAAAGGTCGGATCGAGGGCGGTCCTATGTCTGGAGATGTCCGATCGTCTCGGCAGGGAGCGGGTAAAGGAGCAGTTCGAGGAGAACGTCCGCTTCTGGAGCGCCCACCGAAACGATACCGCCAGAAAGGGAATGCTTGGTATTCATGCCAACATGACGTTGTCGGACGAGTCCATGGCTTTTCTCGGACGGCAAAAGCCCGAGGAGATGTCCATCCACGTCCACTGTGGAGAGGGACGTCCCGACTACGATTTCTGCGTCGAGAAGGGATATCACGGACCGGTCCATCGACTGGACTCGTTTGGACTGATCTCCCCCGGGTCTCTGCTGGTCCACTGTATTCATCTCTCGGAAAGGGATTACCGCATATTGGAGGATATCTCTCCCGCGGTGGTGACCAACCCTGAGTCAAACGCGAACAACAGGGTGGGACGGATGGATAGAGGTCGTATAGGGCGTTTTCTCCTTGGAACCGACGGTATGTCGGGAGATATGGTGGCGTCTCTGCGCTCGGCTTTTCTGCTCGATCGTCAGGCCCCGAGGCTTTGGGAAGGCTTAAAAGACGCCTTCTTCGACGGAAGGTACGACTATGTCCGTCGTTTTTTCCCGGATCTCAGAGGCTTCGAGGTAGGGGCAGCCGCGGATATAGCCGTTTTGGACTATGTTCCCCTTACCCCTGTATCAGAGGATAACCTCTTGGGACATCTCATATTCGGAGCCAAGGGGGGAAACTCTTTTATGACGGTGGTTGACGGAAAGATCCTCTGGCATGACGGAAATTTCACCGACAGCGATTTGAACGATGTCTCTTTGATATCGGAGGCCCGAAAGGCTGCTTTCAGCCTTCACGGCAGATTCGAGGCCCTGGACTGGAACGGACATCTCAGGTGA
- a CDS encoding dihydroorotate dehydrogenase, translating to MADLTVKLGNLKFTNPVLPAAGPNVMRLEQMLEAVERGAGGIVTKTVSREPAVYPKPCISKGPCDGLLNCETWSDRPWRSYIDDYVKVKETGVPLICSIGYSPEDVAELGKALETEVGPDVVEFSTHYVGKTLDPLKRVAEALRGSVSCPVWMKVSPSTPDIPEMAKVMSDYVDGFVAVNSVGPALDFDIDNPKPRLGTEDGHGWLSGPAITGVALYAVYQISHSQDKPVVGVGGIRTGEDAVKFIMAGASLVGICSEAIRRGTGIYGKIASEISDWMDRKGYGSLDDIRGLYAPVEAGDSR from the coding sequence ATGGCAGATTTGACCGTTAAATTAGGGAATTTAAAGTTCACAAATCCGGTGCTTCCCGCAGCGGGTCCCAACGTCATGAGGCTGGAGCAGATGTTGGAGGCAGTGGAGAGAGGGGCCGGAGGCATAGTGACAAAGACGGTGTCCAGAGAACCGGCCGTCTACCCTAAACCCTGTATCTCCAAAGGACCCTGCGATGGTCTTTTGAACTGCGAGACGTGGTCCGATCGACCCTGGCGGAGCTATATAGATGACTATGTCAAGGTCAAGGAGACCGGTGTTCCCCTGATATGCTCCATCGGCTACAGCCCCGAGGACGTTGCCGAGCTTGGAAAGGCGCTGGAGACGGAGGTCGGTCCCGACGTGGTGGAGTTCTCCACCCATTACGTCGGCAAGACCCTCGATCCACTGAAACGGGTGGCCGAGGCCCTTAGAGGGTCTGTCTCCTGTCCTGTATGGATGAAGGTATCTCCCAGTACCCCGGATATCCCTGAGATGGCCAAGGTCATGTCCGATTATGTCGACGGATTCGTCGCGGTCAACTCGGTAGGTCCCGCTCTGGATTTCGATATCGATAATCCTAAGCCTCGGTTGGGGACGGAGGACGGCCACGGTTGGCTTTCCGGACCGGCCATCACCGGCGTCGCTCTTTATGCGGTCTATCAGATATCCCATTCTCAGGATAAACCGGTCGTGGGGGTGGGAGGCATCAGGACCGGAGAGGATGCGGTCAAGTTTATTATGGCAGGGGCTTCTTTGGTCGGAATATGTTCCGAGGCGATACGCAGAGGAACCGGCATATACGGAAAGATAGCCTCCGAGATATCCGATTGGATGGATCGAAAGGGATATGGCTCGTTGGACGATATTCGTGGTCTATATGCTCCGGTCGAGGCGGGCGATTCGAGATGA
- the moaA gene encoding GTP 3',8-cyclase MoaA, translating into MERGIESSFGRYLNYVRISVTDRCNFRCRYCMPSGGVPILSHEEIMSYEDILFLAKTLSSMGVKRLRFTGGEPFVRKDFVPFLERLRSELPDFAVAVTTNGSLVKPWAKRLGDLGLDGISVSLDSLKPDRFRNITRLGDLGSVIEGIDALVDSSNAVKLNTVMMKGFNDDELPDLLDFAREKGVLLRLIEFMPLDSEVWLENAFVSVDDMIDGLPDGELWIPERPSDSLTSGPSVYYRNRTTGQRLGLIAAVSHHFCDRCNRLRITSDGEVRPCLFDVRGRSVMSALRDRCSEALVETIAAAALDKPECWTKVARGESHMSRIGG; encoded by the coding sequence ATGGAACGAGGCATAGAGTCCAGTTTTGGAAGATATCTGAACTACGTCAGGATCTCCGTGACCGATAGGTGTAATTTCCGTTGTCGATACTGTATGCCGTCCGGAGGAGTGCCGATCTTGAGCCACGAGGAGATAATGAGCTATGAGGATATCCTCTTTCTGGCTAAGACCCTGTCTTCCATGGGGGTGAAACGGTTGAGGTTCACCGGAGGGGAGCCTTTCGTAAGAAAGGATTTCGTCCCTTTTTTGGAGAGACTGAGATCGGAACTCCCCGATTTTGCGGTGGCTGTGACTACCAACGGCTCTTTGGTGAAGCCCTGGGCCAAAAGGCTGGGAGATCTTGGTCTAGATGGTATAAGCGTTAGCCTCGATAGCCTCAAGCCCGATCGTTTCAGGAATATAACCAGGCTCGGAGATCTGGGATCTGTTATAGAGGGTATCGATGCCTTGGTCGATAGCTCGAATGCAGTGAAATTGAATACGGTTATGATGAAGGGATTCAACGACGACGAATTGCCGGATTTGCTCGATTTCGCCAGAGAGAAAGGGGTTCTTTTGAGACTGATAGAGTTCATGCCTCTCGATTCCGAAGTGTGGCTGGAAAACGCTTTCGTCTCCGTGGACGACATGATCGATGGCCTTCCCGACGGGGAGCTTTGGATTCCGGAAAGACCGTCCGATAGCCTTACTTCCGGGCCTTCCGTGTATTACAGAAATCGAACAACGGGGCAGAGATTGGGTCTGATAGCTGCCGTATCCCATCATTTTTGCGATCGTTGTAACAGGCTCAGAATAACCTCCGATGGAGAGGTTAGACCTTGTCTTTTCGATGTTAGAGGCCGCAGCGTCATGTCAGCTCTCAGGGACAGATGCAGTGAGGCGCTAGTTGAGACCATAGCGGCCGCTGCCCTAGATAAACCCGAATGTTGGACCAAGGTCGCCCGTGGTGAGAGCCATATGTCCAGGATAGGAGGTTGA